GCTTCACCCTGGTCGACGGCGTGTTCACCCCGGCGTCCTGGTGGGACATCGTGTTCAACCCGTCCTTCCCCTATCGCCTGGCGCACATGGCGGTGGCGGCCTTCCTCAGCACCGCCTTCGTGGTCGGCGGCACCGCCGCCTGGCACCTGCTCAAGGGCAAGCGTGACGAAGCCACCCGCATGATGTTCTCCATGGCCCTGTGGATGGCGCTGCTGGTCGCGCCGATCCAGGCCGTGATCGGCGATGCCCACGGCCTCAACACCCTCAAGTACCAGCCGGCCAAGGTGGCCGCCATGGAAGGCCACTGGAACACCGAGAAAGGCGTGCCGCTGCTGCTGTTCGGCATTCCCGACATGCAGGCGGAAACCACCAGGTACGCCATCGGCATCCCGCGCCTGGCCAGCCTGATCCTCACCCACGACCTCGACGGCGAGATCAAGGGCCTCAAGGAATGGGCGCCAGAGGATCGCCCCAACGCGCTGATCGTGTTCTGGAGCTTCCGCGTGATGGTCGGCCTCGGCCTGCTGATGATCCTCTGTGGCGTGCTCGGCCTGTGGCTGCGCCGCGGCGGCAAGGTCTACGAGTCGAAAGGCTTCCAGCGCCTGATGCTGGCGATGGGCCCGGCCGGGCTGATCGCCCTGCTGGCCGGCTGGGTAACCACCGAAGTGGGGCGCCAACCCTGGGTGGTCTATGGCCTGCTGCGTACCAGCGAGGCCGCCTCCAACCACAGCGTCAGCCAGCTCAGCCTGTCGCTGGGCCTGTTCGTGGTGGTGTATTTCGCCGTGTTCGGCGTCGGCATCACCTACCTGCTGCGCATGATGCGCAAGGGCCCAGTGCTTGGCCTGCTGAGTGCCCACGCCGCCGAACAGGGTGGCCCGGGTCATAGCCGCACGCCGTCCCGCCCGCTGTCCGCCGCCGCAGAAAGCGTCGACGATGAAACCGATGAGGAGAAACGCCCATGAGCATCGACCTGCCGCTGATCTGGGCCGGGGTGATCGCCTTCGGCATCTTCATGTACGTGGTGATGGATGGCTTCGATCTGGGCATCGGCATCCTCTATCCCTTCTTCCGCGACAAGGACGAACGCGACGCCATGATGAACACCGTGGCGCCGATCTGGGACGGTAACGAAACCTGGCTGGTGCTCGGCGGTGCCGGGCTGTTCGCCGCCTTCCCGCTGGCCTACTCGGTGGTGCTCACGGCGCTGTACCTGCCGCTGATCATCATGCTGATCGCCCTGATCTTCCGTGGCGTGGCCTTCGAGTTCCGCTTCAAGGCCAAGCGCACCCGCTACGTGTGGGACGCGGCCTTTATCGGCGGCTCGGTGCTGGCCACCTTCGCCCAGGGCGTGGTGCTGGGTGCCTTTATCGATGGCATCGCGGTGGAGAACCGCCAGTTCGCCGGTGGCGCCTTCGACTGGCTGGCGCCCTTCCCGCTGTTCTGCGGCGCCGGGCTGGTGGTCGGCTACGCCATGCTCGGCTGCGCCTGGCTGCTGCTCAAGACCGAAGGCAAGCTGCGCCACAAGATGTACAAGCTGATGCTGCCGCTGACCTGCGCGCTGCTGCTGTTCATTAGCGCAGTGAGCATCTGGACGCCGCTGACCCATCCGGAAATCGCCCAGCGCTGGTTCACCCTGCCCAACCTGTTCTACTTCATCCCGGTACCGACCCTGGTGGCGGTGACCATCCTCGGCATCGTCCGCGCCGTGCACCTGAAGATCGACTGGCAGCCGTTCGTCCTCACCCTGCTGCTGATCGCCCTGGCCTATGCCGGCCTGGCCATCAGCGTATGGCCGAACATCATCCCGCCGTCGGTGAGCATCTGGCAGGCCTCGGCCCCCGCAAGCAGCCAGGCCTTCGCCCTGGTCGGGGTCTCCATCATGGTGCCGATCATCCTCATCTACACCGCCTACAGCTACTACGTGTTCCGCGGCAAGGTGAAGGTCGGCGAGGGGTACCACTGATGAACGAGACGAAGCAGCCGCTGGGCAAACGCCTGGCCTGGTTCGCCGCCCTGTGGCTGGGCGGCGTGCTGGCAGTACTGGTGCTGGCCTACGCGATCAAGCTGGGCATGGGCCTGGCCTGAGCGCCCCAACTCCTTCTCAGAGTTCGGCCAAGCCTGCCCCCTCTCCCGTCGGGAGAGGGTCGGGGTGAGGGCCAGGCTACTCCAGCAGCCTTTTCAGCTCCGCACTCAGCGGCATCGGGGTAAATGCACTGACCCGCGCCCGCCCGTTGTTGCCCAGCGGTACCCACAACCGCGAGAACAACAGCGCGGCGAGGATGCGCGGCAACTGCCCTGCCACCTCGCGCCAGTCCCTGAGCATCCAGCCGGCGCGCAGCATCAGCCAGTGCGCGCGGGCATGGGGCAGCGCCAGGCGCTGGCCGAGGATATGCGCGCGCTCCAGCCAGACCAGGGCCGCAGCAGGCTCGCCCCGCCCCAGCGCCGCTTCGGCCTCGGCGAAAGCCAGCTGCAACGCCGCGTGCGCCTCAGTGCGCATGGCCGTGACCTTCGCGCAGCTCGCCGTCGGCATGGCGCAGTACCTGTACCGCCGAGCTGATCGCCAGGCTGGCCATGATCCCCGCCACGATCAGGTCGGGCCAGGCGCTGCCGGTGCCGAACACGCCCAGCGCCGCTGCCAGCACGGCAAGGTTGCCCAGGGCATCGTTGCGGGTGCACAGCCAGACGCTGCGCATGTTGCTGTCACCCTCGCGGTAGGCATACAGCAGTGCCGCCACGCCGAGGTTGGCCAGCAATGCCAGGCTGCCGATCAGGCCCATGGTCGGCGCGCTCGGCACCTCGCCCTGCCACCAGTGCCAGAGCGCCGCGCCCAACACGCCGAGACCGAACAGCAGCATGCTCAGCGCCTTCAGCTGGGCAGCGCGGGCCCGCCAGGCCAGGGCCATGCCCAGTACCCAGAGGCTGATGGCGTAGTTGGCAGCGTCGCCGAGAAAGTCCAGCGAGTCGGCCAGCAGCGACACCGAGCCGGCGCGGATACCGGCACCGATCTCGATCAGAAACATGCCCAGGTTGACCAGCAGGGCGATCCACAGGATGCGCCGGTAGCGCCCGTTATCGTGCTGGGGGCCGGTGTCGTGGTTGCAGCAATGCGCGCCCATTTGGCATCTCCTTGGTTGAGGTGCAGACTAAGCTAAAGCCTGTAGTAACTACGGAGTCAACATGGGCAAGCCACTAACCATCGGCATCCTCGCCCGCGAGAGCGGGGTCAACCTGGAAACCATCCGCTTCTACGAACGTAGCGGCCTGCTGCCGGCGCCGCAACGCAGTGCCGCCGGCTATCGCCACTACCAGGAGATGGACGTGCGCCGCCTGCGCTTTATCCGCCGCGGCCGCGAGCTGGGCTTCAGTCTGGAGGAAATCCGCAGCCTGCTGGAACTCGCCGCCCATCCCGAGAGCCCGTGCGACGCCGCCGATCGCATGGCCCGCGAACATCTGGACGCCATCGAAACACGCATCCGCGACCTGCAGAACATGCAGGCCGAGCTGAGCAAGCTGGCCGGCTGCCAGAGTGGTCACGCCGAGCACTGCCGCCTGCTGGAGGCGCTGGACAGCCGCGATTGCTGCGCCCCCAGGTAGCCCGGGAATCGCACGCGGGTTACACCCGCCCTACGCAGCGCTTCCCGGTAGGGCGGGGGCAACCCGCGCAACCCACCACGTGAAGTTATTCCACGGCAAACGTGCGATAGACGAACACAGCGTTCAGCATTCGCAACGGCGCCGCGCGCCAGGCGTGCTAGGCTGGGCAACTCGTTAGCCGCCTAAGTATTACCGCCATGTCCCAACTGCTCCTGCGTCGGCACAAACCCTTTCTCGCCTTTTGGCTGGCCCGCGTATTCACCGCCAGCGGCTTCCAGATGCTCACCGTGGCCATCGGCTGGCACCTCTACCAGCTGACCAGCAGCGTGCTCGACCTGGGGCTGGTTGGCCTCGCTGAATTCCTCCCGCGCCTGCTGTTCATGCTGCATGCCGGGCACACCGCCGACCGCTTCGAGCGACGCAAGATCGCTGCCGTCTGCCAGAGCGTGCAGGCCCTGGTGGCCCTGGCCCTGCTGCTGGGCAGCAGCACCGACAGCGTTAGCCGCGAGATGATCTTCGGCCTGGCCTTCCTCCTCGGCCTGGCCCGTACCTTCGAGATGCCGGCGACCCAGGCCCTGCTGCCCAACGTGGTACCGAGCGAGCTGTTCCCCCGCGCGGTGGCCGCTTCAGCCTCGGCCATGCAGGCGGCAACCATCATCGCCCCCGCCCTCGGCGGTCTGCTGTACGCCTTCGGCGCACAGTGGGTATACGGCCCGGCGACCCTGCTGTACGTGCTGGCCTGCGCCCTGATGCTCGGTCTGACCGCCACTGGCCAGGTGCTGCGCAAAGACCCAGCCACTCTCGAATCGCTGCTGGCCGGCATCCGCTTCATTCGCAGCAAGCCGGACGTGCTGGGTTCGATTTCGCTGGATCTGTTCGCCGTGCTGCTCGGCGGCGCCACCGCGCTGCTGCCGGTGTTCGCCAAGGACATCCTGCTCACCGGCCCCTGGGGTCTCGGCCTGCTGCGTTCGGCGCCGGCGGTCGGCGCCCTGCTGATGTCGCTGTGGCTGGCCCATCACCCGATCGAACGGCGTACCGGGCCGGTGATGTTCACCTCGGTGGCGGTGTTCGGCGTGGCGACCATCGCCTTCGGCCTGTCCACCTCGTTCTGGTTCAGCCTGGCAGTGCTGGTGGTGCTTGGCGCGGCCGACATGATCAGCATGGTGATCCGCGGCGCCCTGGTACAGCTGGATACCCCGGACGCCATGCGCGGTCGGGTCAGCGCGGTGAACGGCCTGTTCATCGGCGCCTCCAACCAGCTCGGCGAGTTCGAGTCCGGCCTCACCGCGCACTGGTTCGGCACGGTGCCGGCGGTACTGATCGGCGGGGTCGGCACCCTGCTGGTGACCGGCACCTGGATCAAGCTGTTTCCCACCCTGGCGCGCCGCGATCACCTGCACAAGCAGGGCTGAGCCGCCCTACTTCAACGCCCCCGGCAGGCGGCAGTCCTCCATCTCCACCTCCGGGCCGCAACCTTCGACCAGGGTGCCACCCAGCTCGAAGAGGGTGGCCTTGTCATGGCGAGTCGTGGCGGCCGGTTGGCGGTCGCTGACCTTGCTCTGGCGCGTCTCGGCAGCCGGTGGGCGGGCGCTGGTCTTGTCCTGGCGCGTCTCGACAGCTGACGGGCGGGCGCTGGCCTTGTCGGGGCGCGCCTCGGCAGCCGGCGGGCGGGCGCTAGCCTTGTCCAGGCGCGTCTCGACAGCCGGCGGGCGGTCACTGGCCTTGTCCTGGTGCACCTCGGCAGCCGGCGGGCGGTCGCTGGTCTGGTCGTGACGCGTCTCGGCGGCCGGCAGGAACTCGCTGAGCGAGGTTTTCTCCAGCTTGCCCTGGGTGTTCCAGTAGATGGCCAGGGCGAACAGGCTCAGGCCGACCACCCACAGCAGCCTGTTCCAGACGCGCTGGAAGCGCCGCAGGAAATGCAGGGCCACCCTCACAGGCGAGCCCATACGGGTGGTGAAGTCGGCGTAGAGCAGGGCCAGCGGCGCCGTGATCCCGCAGGCCACCGCTTCGACCACGCCCTGGGTGGCGCCCATCGCTACCGTAGCGGCAGTCAGCGCCGCACTCGGCAGGCCATGGCGCAGCAACAGCAGCCCGGTGCCATCTCGCACCCAGGCGCGTGGCAGCAGCATCTTGCTCAACAGCACATCGAAGCCGGTCAGCCAGCCAGTGAGCAGGCGCCAGACCCGGTGCAGCACCAGCGCGCCAGCCATCAGCATGCCCGCCATCATGGCCACGCTCAGCGCCACCACCAGCGGCGAGTCGCCCGGCTTCTTGTGAAAGTCGTCGTAGAACAGGAACCAGGCCGGTACCAGCAGCAACAACCACAGGCTGAAGCCGATGCCATGCCAGTCCAGGCCCGGCAGCCATTTGCGCCAGTCATGCAGGCCCTCCGGAGCCAGGCGCTCCAGCACTTCCGGGGCCTCGTGGACGAGGGTCTGCTCGAGCAGCTGGCAGGCGGCCAGATCCTTCTCCACGAAACCATCCACCAGGCGCTTGCGCTGCCCGTCGCGGAGCGGCTTGAGCAGCAGCCAGGCAGCCCGCTCCTGGCCACTCCTGGGCTGGCGCAGAGCCATGCGTTCACGAATGCGCTGCTCCAGGCCATCCAGCTCGCCACGACGCTGCAGCTGATCCCACTCGTGCAGCCAGCCGGCTTGGCTGGCCTGCAGTTCGTCCCAGCGGCAGCGGCTGCACAGCTCCTGGAAGAACGCCGGCGACCAGCGGGTTGCCAGGAGGATGTCCACCAGCTGGCGGTTGAAGTAGCTGCGCAGGTCGAACGGCTGCAGCCAGTCCTGCTCGTGCAGGGCCGCGACCCGCGCCAGGAAGGCCTGTTCGTCGCCCTCGGCCAGCTGGGCATGCAGACTGTGCAGCTCGGTGGCGAGCAGGCGGTTGACCAGCACGTCCAGCTGCATCGGCGGCAGCGAGGCTTCCTGCCAGGGCGTCAGCCAGCCCAGGCAGGCCAGCGCCCACTGGGCGGCCGCGTAGCCCTGTTCGTTGTCCTCCAGGCAGCGCTGCAGCAGGCAGCGCTCGAACAGCGCCAGGCGCTCCTCGGCCTTGGCCTGGCTGGCCAGGGCCGCCAGGTTTTCCGGCGCCATGTCGCTGAGGCTGGCGAGCATCTGCGCCTCGGCCTGCAGCGCCGGATCGGGCACCTGCAGCGGGCGCTCCAGCTCGGCCAGCAGCCCCGTATCGGCCAGCACGGGCGGAGCAGCCAGGGCCAGGCCGTCGTCCTCGCCCGCCTCTTCGTCCTGCTCCTCGGCACGCCGGCGGGCAATCGCCAGGGCCTGCTCGTAGGCTTCGCGCAGGCGCTGGAAGGCGTCCAGATCCTCATCCGGGCGGTGCACTTTGAGCAGGGCGGCATAGCTGCGCTTGATCGCGCGTTCGTCGGCATCGGCGCGCAGGCCGAGAATCGTCCAGCAACTCATGACCGCCCCTTAGAAGCCGCGCTCAAGCTGATCCAGGCGCTCGTTGACCGCCACCCGCAGCTCGCGAATCTGCCGCTCGTCCTGACCGTCGAGCACCCGCTGGAAGTCGCTGGCCAACCGCGCCACATACTCGCGCGCCTCGCCCAGGCACTCCTGATACAGGCGCTCCAGGCGCGCCATGATCATGCTGTTGACCTGCTGGTCGCGCGGGTGGATCTTCAGCCCGGCCAGGGCCTTGAGCTTGGCGTCGATCTCCTCGCGGCTGAGCACGCCGGGGTTGTTCTCGATCACCAGGCGGTGGTTCTCGCCGGTCAGCGGGATGCTCACGTCGGCCTCCAGCAGGCCGTTGTTGTCGTAGGTGAAGCGGATGTCCAGGCTGACCTCGCCGGCCTTGCGCGGCGGCACCGGTACACTCAGTTCGCCGAGGAAGATGTTGTCCTTCACCATGCGGCTCTCGCCCTGGAAGATCTTCACCAGCACGTGCTTCTGGTTGTCTTGCAGGGTCTGCACCTGCTCCACCCGGCTGACCGGCACCACGCAGTTGCGCTCGATGATCGGCAGGTAGTGGCCGCTCTCCATGCGCTCGCCATGCTGGTGGGTGATCTCGATGCCCATGCTGTAGGGGCAGACGTCGGTCAGCACCACTTCTTCCAGGGCCGCATCACGGGCCTTGAGCGCCGCCTGAATGGCCGCGCCCTGGGCGATCACTTCATCCGGGTTGAGGTGCATCGAGGGGAAGCGGCCGAACAGCCCGGCCACCAGCTTGCGCACCAGCGGCATGCGCGTGGTGCCGCCGACCAGCAGCACTTCGTCGAGATCGGCGACGCGAATCCGCGCATCGCGCAGGGCCCGCTCGATCGGCGCGCGCAGGCGCTCCAGCAGCGGCTCCAGGGCCTGGCGCAGCTGCTCCTGGGTGAAGACTTCCGTCCACTCACGATCCTGGTCGCGCAGGCAGAAGGTCGCACTGTCGTCCTGGCCGAGGGCATGGCGTACGCGCTGGGCCTCGCGGCGCAGGCGGTGGCGCAGCAGCGGCTGGCTGGTATCCGGCAGACCGGCGCCCTGCTGGCGCTCGATGAAGCGCTGCACCAGGGCGTCGTCGAGGTCTTCGCCGCCGAGGAAGTTGTCGCCGGAGCTGGCGCGCACTTCCATCACCCCCTCGAAGCGCTCGAGGATCGACACGTCGAAGGTGCCGCCGCCGAGGTCGAACACCAGGAAGGTGGTCTCCTCTTTATGGTGCACACCGTAAGCCAGGGCGGCGGCGGTGGGTTCGTTGATCAGCTTGTCGACCTTCAGCCCGGCCAGCTCGCCGGCTACTCGCGTGGCCTTGCGCTGGGCATCGCTGAAATAGGCCGGGACGCTGATCACCGCTTCCGTCACCGGCTCGCCGAAGGCGCGCTCGACATCGGCCTTGAGACTTTTCAGCACCAGCGCCGAAAGCTCCTCGGGGCGGAAGCTGCGCTTGCCCAGGCGCACTTCGTGGGCGCTGCCCATGTAGCGCTTGAACAGCGAGGTGGTCAGTTGCGGATGGGTCTGCAGGCGCTCGCGCGCCACCTGGCCGACCAGCACCTGGCCGTCGTCGTCGAGGCCGACCACGCTGGGGGTGATGAAACTGCCGAGGGCATTGGCGACCAGTTGCGGAGCGCCGTCGCGCCATACGGCGACCAGGCTGTTGGTAGTACCCAGATCAATACCGACGATCATGCCGACCATCACTCCCTTGAAGTATTCACAGCATGCAAAACGGGATCGGCAACAACGCCAGACACCGGCCAAAGGCCAGTATTTGAACCCGCCTCCCCCTCTGCGGTAAAGCGGCGTTCAGCGCCGGCAGCGCGCCGCTCAGCGGCTCCAGTCGCGTACCAGTGCCTCGGCTTCGGCCAGCGAGTCGAAGCCGGTCAGCGCCACCCGGCCATCAAGCACCGGCTCGCTGATGATCGGCGCCAGGCGCAGCTCACCATCCACCACGAAGGCCAGCGGTTGACCCAGCTCGCTGCGGGTCAGGCTGGCCAGGATGGCGCGGCCGTTGGCACCGAGGGTGAGAATGATGGCCGGCTGGCCATCGGGAGCGAGGATCATGTCCGCCTGCTGCACGTCGGCCTCGGTCAGCGCCGCCTGCGGCGCCAGCCACAGGTGCACGCCGCTGTGGCGGTCGGTCTGCGCCTGCCAGCCGTCGACGCTGGCCGTGCGGGCCGGGTAGATGCCCAACTGGTGCGCGGCCGGCGGCCGTTGCGCCTGACTGGCGCAAGCGCTCAGCAGAACCAGCGCCAAAGCCGCGAACAGCGCCCTCATGCCGGCACCAGCATGGCCTCGGCCACCGCCTTGCGTTTGGCCTTGCCGGCCAGCTGCTCGACCAGGGTCAGGGCGAATTCCAGCGCCGTAGCCGGGCCCTGGCTGGTGATGCAGTTGCCGTCGACCACCACCGGCGCATCGACGAAGGTGCAGCCCGACAGGCGGTCGCTGAACGCCGGGTAGCAGGTCATCCGCCGCTGCTTGAGCACCCCGTAGCCCTGCAGGGCCAAGGCCGGGGCGGCGCAGATGGCGGCGAACAGCTTGCCGGCCTTGGCCTGCTCGCGCACTTTCTCGCCCAGGGGTTCATGATCGGCCAGATGCTGGGCACCGGGCATGCCGCCGGGCAGCACGATCAGGTCGAAGTCCTGGGCCAGCACGTCGACCAGCATGGCGTCGGCGGTGACCCGTGTGCCGCGGGCGCAGGTGAACATGCGGCGGTTCTCGATGCTGGCGACTACCACCTCCACCTCGGCGCGGCGCAGCACGTCGATCAGGGTGATGGTTTCCAGGTCTTCCACGCCATCGGCGACGGCGAGCAGGGTGCGCTGAGTCATCAGGCTTCTCCTCGGACGGAAACCGATGCTGTCCGTCCGGTCATAAATTCACCGCTCGGGGGTGAGCTGGTATAGTGCGCGGCTTTTCCGGATCCAGCCCAAAAACGCCCTCGTATTCCGTCGAGTTGGCAGCCTTTGTGCTTTGCTTTCGCGCAGTCCGCAACCCACGTCGCACCAGCCCCACGGGAGTTCACCATGCTGGAAAAGCTGTTCCAACTCAAGGCGCACAACACCACGATCCGTACCGAGATCCTGGCTGGTATCACCACCTTCCTGACCATGGCCTACATCCTCTTCGTCAACCCGGCGATCCTCGGCGAGACCGGCATGGACAAGGGCGCGATCTTCGTCGCCACCTGCCTGGCCGCGGCCATCGGTTCGGCGCTGATGGGTCTGATCGCCAACTACCCGATCGCCCTGGCGCCCGGCATGGGCCTCAACGCCTTCTTCACCTACACCGTGGTGCTGCACATGGGCCACAGCTGGCAGGTGGCGCTGGGCGCGGTATTCATCTCCGCCACCCTGTTCTTCCTGTTGTCGATCTTCCGCATCCGCGAGTGGATCGTGAACAGCATCCCGCTGCCGCTGCGCTCGGCGATTGCCGCCGGTATCGGCCTGTTCCTCGCCCTGATTGCGCTGAAGGAAGCCGGCCTGGTGGTGGACAACCCGGCCACCCTGGTCGGCCTCGGTGACCTGCACGCCCCCGGCCCGCTGCTGGCCGTGCTCGGCTTCTTCCTGATCGTTGCCCTGGAAGCCCGTCGCGTTACCGGCGCGGTAATGATCGGCATCCTCGCCGTCACCGCCATTGCCATCGCCCTGGGCGTCACCCCGTTCGGTGGCGTGGTGTCGATGCCGCCGTCGCTGGCCCCAACCTTCCTGCAGCTGGACATCATGGGCGCGCTGGACGTGGGCATGGTCAGCGTGATCTTCGCCTTCCTGTTCGTCGACCTGTTCGACAACACCGGCACCCTGATCGGCGTGGCCAAGCGCGCCGGCCTGATGAGCAAGGACGGCAACCTGCCGAAGATGGGCCGCGCCCTTATCGCCGACAGCGCCGCCGCCATGGGTGGCTCGCTGCTGGGCACCAGCACCACCACCAGCTACATCGAATCCGCCTCGGGCGTGGCCGCCGGCGGCCGCACCGGCCTGACCGCCATAGTGGTCGCCGTGCTGTTCCTGCTGGCGCTGTTCTTCGCCCCGCTGGCCGGCACCGTGCCCGCGTTCGCCACCGCGCCGGCGCTGCTGTTCGTCGCCGTGCTGATGACCTCCGGCCTGGCCGAAATCGACTGGGATGACATCACTGTCGCCGCGCCGGTGGTGATCACCGCCCTGGCCATGCCGCTGACCTTCTCGATCGCCAACGGCATCGCCTTCGGCTTTATCGCCTGGGTGGTGATCAAGGCCCTGGCCGGTCGTTTCAAGGAGATCAACCCGGCCCTGGTGGTACTCGCCGCCATCTTCGTCGCCAAGTTCGCCTTCGGCGTCAACGCATGACCCAGGTACGTGACGCGGCGGCCTATGCCGCCCAGCTGGAGGAGAAGGTCGCCCGCCTGCGCGAGCTGCTGGCGCCCTTCGCCGCGCCTGAGCCGGCGGTGTTCACCTCGCCAGGCGAGCACTACCGCCTGCGCGCCGAGTTCCGCCTGTGGCGCGAGCAGGAAGAGCGCCACTACGCGATGTTCGAGGCCGGCGACAAGCACACGCCGATCCTGATCGACGAGTTCCCCATCGCCAGCCTGCGCATCAATGAGCTGATGCCGCAGCTGAAGGCCGCCTGGCAGGCCAGCCGGGTATTGTCGTTCAAGCTGTTCCAGGTCGAGTTCCTCACCACCCTGGCCGGCGATGCGCTGATCACCCTGTGCTACCACCGCCCGCTGGATGCCGCCTGGCAGGCCGAGGCCGAGCAGCTGGCGCAGCAGCTGGGCGTCAGCCTGGTCGGCCGCTCGCGTGGCCAGCGCCTGGTGATCGGTCGCGACTACGTGCAGGAAGAAATGCAGGTGGCCGGTCGCACCTTCCGCTACCGCCAGCCGGAAGGCGCCTTCACCCAGCCCAACGGCCTGGTCTGCCAGCA
The window above is part of the Pseudomonas alcaligenes genome. Proteins encoded here:
- a CDS encoding NCS2 family permease, encoding MLEKLFQLKAHNTTIRTEILAGITTFLTMAYILFVNPAILGETGMDKGAIFVATCLAAAIGSALMGLIANYPIALAPGMGLNAFFTYTVVLHMGHSWQVALGAVFISATLFFLLSIFRIREWIVNSIPLPLRSAIAAGIGLFLALIALKEAGLVVDNPATLVGLGDLHAPGPLLAVLGFFLIVALEARRVTGAVMIGILAVTAIAIALGVTPFGGVVSMPPSLAPTFLQLDIMGALDVGMVSVIFAFLFVDLFDNTGTLIGVAKRAGLMSKDGNLPKMGRALIADSAAAMGGSLLGTSTTTSYIESASGVAAGGRTGLTAIVVAVLFLLALFFAPLAGTVPAFATAPALLFVAVLMTSGLAEIDWDDITVAAPVVITALAMPLTFSIANGIAFGFIAWVVIKALAGRFKEINPALVVLAAIFVAKFAFGVNA
- the trmA gene encoding tRNA (uridine(54)-C5)-methyltransferase TrmA: MTQVRDAAAYAAQLEEKVARLRELLAPFAAPEPAVFTSPGEHYRLRAEFRLWREQEERHYAMFEAGDKHTPILIDEFPIASLRINELMPQLKAAWQASRVLSFKLFQVEFLTTLAGDALITLCYHRPLDAAWQAEAEQLAQQLGVSLVGRSRGQRLVIGRDYVQEEMQVAGRTFRYRQPEGAFTQPNGLVCQQMLQWAHDALGERQDDLLELYCGNGNFTLPLSTRVRKVLATEISKSSVNAALANLADNGIANIELVRLSAEELTQALNEVRPFRRLADIDLKSYDFGAVFVDPPRAGMDPDTCELTRRFDNILYISCNPETLAANIAQLNDTHRIERCALFDQFPWTHHMESGVLLVRR